A genomic stretch from Nocardia wallacei includes:
- a CDS encoding DUF4185 domain-containing protein: MGKGTAPALFGVLLTAAGLSAPAAAAPAPWAPPPVNACGETGFDPLAREPDPNAPPPPLLPPLPPTIDIPVPVPEIVPVPVPGPQPDNTRIDPAPLPPDPCGNPCPDIRDSPKPEPEKPKEPNGSKPQTAPELEPEPEPAPTPVPPTGSGSSDSGAGSSGSGSSGSGSSGSGSPSAPFNLPRIQIKPEPEPIPIPVPGGEPPAPQTPPPPVVHPAEPGPVAPPVAPRQVESTKLVNQVTGHGSDNRTDMRWQVDGTDLGIMWETKPGEVAVLFGDTFGKGWAPGGAGGADADWRSNVMGYSTERDLSKGLVIDTMVQDSRCHAAELLDSRKIKNYETTVIPTSGFALGNRQYMSYMSVNHWDRIPGMWWTNNGGLAYSDDNGRTWVKDQFAKWDNMFGLNRFQVTTMVPHGDYVYMFGTPNGRIGVIGLARVRRDEVLNKSAYQYWVDGTWAPAAENSATPLLPGIAGEISVRYDESSRQWQMVYLDPARGSIVLRTAAEPQGAWTDGVPLVSTADYPKAYGGFIHPWSSGRDLYYTISAWDSYNVYLMHTTLDEPR; this comes from the coding sequence ATGGGAAAAGGCACTGCGCCTGCGCTTTTCGGTGTCCTGCTGACCGCTGCCGGGCTGTCCGCCCCGGCCGCGGCGGCACCGGCGCCCTGGGCGCCACCGCCGGTGAACGCCTGCGGTGAAACGGGTTTCGACCCGCTGGCGCGCGAACCGGACCCCAACGCACCGCCACCGCCCCTGCTGCCGCCGCTACCGCCGACCATCGACATCCCGGTGCCGGTCCCGGAGATCGTGCCCGTACCCGTACCCGGACCGCAGCCGGACAACACCCGGATCGATCCGGCACCGCTGCCGCCGGACCCGTGCGGCAACCCGTGCCCCGACATTCGCGACAGTCCCAAGCCCGAACCCGAAAAGCCCAAGGAGCCCAACGGTTCCAAGCCGCAGACCGCGCCGGAGCTGGAGCCGGAACCCGAACCCGCGCCGACGCCCGTGCCGCCGACCGGTTCGGGATCGTCGGATTCGGGGGCCGGGTCGTCAGGGTCCGGGTCGTCGGGGTCCGGGTCGTCGGGGTCCGGATCGCCCTCGGCGCCGTTCAATCTGCCGCGCATCCAGATCAAGCCGGAACCGGAACCGATTCCGATCCCCGTGCCCGGCGGCGAGCCGCCCGCGCCGCAGACCCCGCCGCCGCCGGTCGTGCATCCGGCCGAGCCCGGTCCGGTCGCGCCGCCGGTGGCGCCGCGGCAGGTGGAGTCGACGAAGCTGGTGAACCAGGTGACCGGGCACGGCTCGGACAACCGCACCGATATGCGCTGGCAGGTCGACGGCACCGATCTGGGCATCATGTGGGAGACCAAGCCGGGTGAGGTGGCGGTGCTGTTCGGCGACACCTTCGGCAAAGGCTGGGCGCCGGGCGGGGCCGGTGGCGCGGACGCCGACTGGCGCAGCAACGTGATGGGCTACAGCACCGAGCGGGATCTGTCCAAGGGGCTGGTCATCGACACCATGGTGCAGGACAGCCGCTGTCACGCCGCCGAACTGCTGGACAGTCGCAAGATCAAGAACTACGAGACCACGGTCATCCCCACCTCCGGCTTCGCGCTGGGCAACCGCCAGTACATGAGCTACATGTCGGTCAACCACTGGGACCGGATCCCCGGCATGTGGTGGACCAACAACGGCGGGCTGGCCTACTCCGACGACAACGGCCGCACCTGGGTCAAGGACCAGTTCGCCAAGTGGGACAACATGTTCGGCCTGAATCGATTCCAGGTCACCACCATGGTCCCGCACGGCGACTACGTGTACATGTTCGGCACTCCCAACGGCCGCATCGGCGTGATCGGCCTGGCGCGGGTGCGCCGGGACGAGGTGCTCAACAAGTCGGCCTACCAGTACTGGGTGGACGGCACCTGGGCGCCGGCGGCCGAGAACTCCGCCACCCCGCTGCTGCCGGGTATCGCCGGGGAGATCTCGGTGCGCTACGACGAGTCCAGCCGCCAGTGGCAGATGGTGTACCTGGACCCGGCCCGGGGCTCGATCGTGCTGCGCACGGCGGCCGAACCGCAGGGGGCATGGACGGACGGCGTGCCGCTGGTGAGCACCGCCGACTATCCGAAGGCGTACGGCGGCTTCATTCACCCCTGGTCGTCGGGCCGGGATCTGTACTACACGATCTCGGCGTGGGACAGCTACAACGTGTATCTCATGCACACGACGCTGGACGAACCGCGCTGA
- the modA gene encoding molybdate ABC transporter substrate-binding protein — MTRRGWRDGVGVLGAAALTVALAGCGSSDSGATTVTVFAAASLNKVFTELGTEFEATHPDAKVTFSFAGSSDLAAQLDQGAPADVFASADTANMDKAVRSGRITEQPQVFATNVLTIVTPPGNPEHVASLADLARPGLRLVVCAPQVPCGAATKKVTTAAQVSIAPVSEESAVTDVLAKVTSGEADAGLVYVTDAAGAGAKVARIPFPESAGAVNSYPIAAVADSKHAELAHRFEELVTGPQGRAALSKAGFGAP, encoded by the coding sequence GTGACGCGACGGGGATGGCGCGACGGGGTCGGCGTGCTGGGCGCGGCGGCGCTGACGGTCGCACTGGCCGGGTGCGGTTCGTCCGATTCCGGCGCCACCACCGTGACGGTGTTCGCCGCGGCCTCGCTGAACAAGGTCTTCACCGAGCTGGGCACCGAGTTCGAGGCCACCCACCCGGACGCGAAGGTGACCTTCTCCTTCGCCGGTTCGTCGGATCTGGCGGCGCAGCTGGACCAGGGCGCGCCCGCCGACGTGTTCGCCTCCGCCGATACCGCCAATATGGACAAGGCCGTGCGGAGCGGGCGGATCACCGAGCAGCCCCAGGTGTTCGCCACCAACGTGCTCACCATCGTCACGCCGCCGGGCAACCCGGAACATGTTGCGTCCCTCGCGGATCTGGCCCGGCCGGGACTTCGCCTGGTGGTGTGCGCGCCGCAGGTGCCGTGCGGTGCGGCGACGAAGAAGGTGACCACCGCGGCGCAGGTGTCGATCGCACCGGTGAGTGAGGAATCGGCGGTGACCGACGTGCTCGCGAAGGTCACCTCCGGCGAGGCGGACGCCGGTCTGGTCTACGTCACCGACGCCGCCGGTGCGGGCGCGAAGGTGGCGCGGATCCCCTTCCCCGAATCCGCGGGCGCGGTGAACTCGTATCCCATTGCCGCGGTCGCCGATTCGAAGCACGCCGAACTCGCCCACCGATTCGAGGAACTCGTCACCGGTCCGCAGGGCCGCGCGGCCCTCTCGAAGGCAGGTTTCGGAGCACCGTGA
- a CDS encoding TOBE domain-containing protein encodes MPSLRIRDAAELLGVSDDTVRRWIDTGALTARKDESGRLTIDGAELAALAVEHARTPRARVGSASSARNRFPGLVTRVVADGVMAQVEMQCGPFTVVSLMSSESVRALGLEPGSVAVASVKATTVVVETPAERA; translated from the coding sequence GTGCCCAGCCTGCGTATCCGTGATGCCGCCGAACTGCTCGGCGTCAGCGACGACACCGTCCGCCGGTGGATCGACACCGGCGCGCTCACCGCGCGCAAGGACGAGTCGGGTCGGCTGACCATCGACGGCGCCGAGCTGGCGGCGTTGGCGGTCGAACACGCGCGGACGCCGCGGGCGCGGGTGGGCAGTGCCAGTTCGGCACGCAATCGGTTTCCCGGCTTGGTCACCCGTGTGGTGGCCGACGGGGTGATGGCACAGGTGGAGATGCAATGCGGGCCGTTCACGGTGGTGTCGCTGATGAGCAGCGAGTCGGTACGGGCGCTCGGGCTGGAGCCGGGCAGTGTGGCGGTGGCGAGCGTGAAGGCGACCACGGTCGTCGTCGAGACACCCGCCGAGCGCGCGTGA
- a CDS encoding NUDIX hydrolase — MSPADRANSRRRQPRRRGSAGNAADPRRGKPRLRTVRETSAGGLVVDGLDGPGEQRCAALIGRTDRRGRLLWSLPKGHIEEGETAEQTAVREVQEETGINGVVVAELGSIDYWFVTDGRRVHKTVHHYLMRSVGGELSDADVEVTKVAWVPLSELDTRLAYADERRLAEVANRLIDRMENGRQ, encoded by the coding sequence GTGTCTCCGGCCGATCGCGCGAACAGTCGACGTCGCCAGCCCCGGCGCCGTGGTTCGGCCGGTAATGCGGCGGACCCCCGCAGGGGCAAACCACGCCTGCGCACGGTCCGGGAAACCTCCGCGGGCGGGTTGGTCGTCGACGGCCTGGACGGGCCGGGCGAGCAGCGCTGCGCGGCCCTGATCGGGCGCACCGACCGCCGGGGTCGGTTACTGTGGTCGCTGCCGAAGGGACATATCGAGGAGGGGGAGACCGCCGAGCAGACGGCCGTGCGCGAGGTCCAGGAGGAGACCGGCATCAACGGAGTGGTCGTCGCCGAGCTGGGCAGTATCGACTACTGGTTCGTCACCGACGGCCGCCGGGTACACAAGACCGTGCATCACTATCTGATGAGGTCGGTGGGCGGCGAGCTGTCCGATGCCGACGTCGAGGTCACCAAGGTGGCGTGGGTGCCGTTGAGCGAGCTCGACACCCGGCTCGCCTACGCCGACGAGCGCCGGCTGGCGGAGGTCGCGAACCGCCTGATCGACCGGATGGAGAACGGCAGACAATGA
- a CDS encoding sulfate/molybdate ABC transporter ATP-binding protein: MSTGDGAGLEVSFRVVERDVEVELSVAPGEVLAVLGPNGAGKSTVLEVVAGLVAPDGGWVRLAGRTLTDVASGVAVPPHRREISLLAQDPLLFPHLTAAANVAFGPRSRDGRARAAAVARRWLDAVDAAALAARRPGELSGGQAQRVALARALAVEPRVLLLDEPMAALDVTAAPAVRTLLRRVLRETPDTHAPSTILVTHDIVDALTLADRVAVLEAGRIVEQGPVAAVLSRPRSAFAARIAGVNLMIGTAIDTDRGAEEPHPMRAVRCGADVVHGRCADTWPPGVAAAAVFSPSAVAVHREPPTGSPRNVFRVRIAELADRGGIVRVQAAERADGNPGPAADLTPAAAAELRLAPDLEVYFAVKATEVEVYPR; this comes from the coding sequence ATGAGCACGGGCGACGGTGCGGGACTGGAGGTTTCGTTCCGAGTCGTCGAGCGCGACGTGGAGGTGGAGCTGTCGGTGGCGCCCGGGGAGGTGCTCGCGGTACTGGGACCCAACGGCGCGGGCAAATCGACCGTGCTCGAGGTCGTGGCGGGCCTCGTGGCGCCGGACGGCGGGTGGGTCCGCCTGGCCGGGCGGACGTTGACCGATGTCGCGTCCGGTGTGGCGGTGCCGCCGCATCGGCGCGAGATCTCGCTGCTGGCACAGGATCCCCTGCTGTTCCCGCATCTGACGGCGGCGGCGAATGTGGCGTTCGGTCCGCGCAGCCGCGATGGTCGCGCGCGGGCCGCGGCCGTGGCACGCCGGTGGCTCGACGCGGTCGATGCCGCCGCGCTCGCCGCGCGGCGACCCGGGGAACTCTCCGGCGGACAGGCGCAACGAGTGGCGCTGGCGCGGGCGCTGGCCGTCGAACCGCGTGTGCTGCTGCTCGACGAACCGATGGCCGCACTCGATGTGACCGCCGCCCCGGCCGTGCGCACCCTGTTGCGGCGCGTGCTGCGGGAGACCCCGGACACCCACGCCCCCAGCACGATTCTGGTCACCCACGACATCGTCGACGCGCTGACACTGGCCGACCGGGTCGCCGTGCTGGAGGCGGGCCGGATCGTGGAACAGGGCCCGGTCGCGGCGGTGCTGTCCCGCCCGCGCAGCGCCTTCGCCGCCCGCATCGCCGGTGTGAACCTGATGATCGGTACCGCGATCGACACCGACCGCGGTGCCGAGGAACCACACCCGATGCGGGCGGTGCGATGCGGCGCGGATGTCGTGCACGGCCGGTGCGCCGACACGTGGCCCCCCGGCGTCGCGGCCGCCGCCGTGTTCTCCCCGTCCGCTGTCGCCGTCCATCGGGAACCGCCGACGGGCAGCCCCCGCAACGTTTTTCGGGTGCGCATCGCCGAACTCGCCGACCGCGGCGGCATCGTTCGAGTGCAGGCGGCGGAGCGCGCGGACGGCAACCCCGGCCCGGCGGCCGACCTGACGCCCGCCGCCGCCGCGGAACTACGCCTCGCGCCGGACCTCGAGGTGTACTTCGCCGTGAAGGCCACCGAGGTCGAGGTCTATCCGCGCTGA
- a CDS encoding ABC transporter permease codes for MVRGPGPAVPRWLLLPALLGFAFVATPLVALAGAVDWSGFFGLVSSPASRDALWLSVRTALASTALCVVAGVPMAVLLARVRWRVLPVLRAMVLLPLVLPPVVGGLALLYLFGRYGMLGRQLEAAGARIAFSTTAVVLAQAFVALPFLVITLEGAMRTAGDRYERIAATLGAAPTTVWWRITLPLLRPALISGAVLAFARALGEFGATLTFAGSLQGRTRTLPLEIYLRREADPDAAVALSLLLVLIAVLIVLVAYRRVGVPEGREWAGGLWRWGGSGRGRRQ; via the coding sequence ATGGTGCGTGGTCCCGGGCCCGCGGTGCCGCGCTGGCTGCTGCTGCCCGCGCTGCTCGGGTTCGCTTTCGTGGCAACGCCTTTGGTGGCTCTGGCGGGGGCGGTCGACTGGTCGGGGTTCTTCGGGCTGGTGTCCTCGCCCGCCTCGCGGGACGCGTTGTGGCTGAGTGTGCGGACGGCGCTGGCCAGTACGGCGCTGTGTGTGGTGGCCGGGGTGCCGATGGCGGTCTTGCTGGCCCGGGTGCGGTGGCGGGTACTGCCGGTGTTGCGGGCGATGGTGTTGCTGCCCTTGGTATTACCACCGGTGGTCGGTGGTCTGGCGCTGCTGTATCTGTTCGGGCGATACGGGATGCTGGGCAGGCAGCTGGAGGCGGCCGGTGCCCGGATCGCCTTCAGCACCACCGCGGTTGTGCTGGCGCAGGCCTTCGTGGCGCTGCCGTTCCTGGTGATCACGCTCGAGGGAGCGATGCGCACGGCCGGTGACCGCTACGAACGGATCGCGGCGACGCTCGGCGCGGCGCCCACGACGGTGTGGTGGCGGATCACGCTGCCGCTGCTGCGTCCCGCGCTGATCTCCGGCGCGGTGCTCGCCTTCGCCCGCGCCCTGGGCGAATTCGGTGCCACGCTCACCTTCGCGGGCAGCCTGCAGGGCCGCACCCGCACCCTGCCCCTGGAGATCTACCTGCGACGCGAGGCCGATCCCGATGCGGCCGTGGCACTTTCCCTGCTCCTGGTCCTGATCGCCGTGCTGATCGTGCTGGTGGCGTATCGCCGCGTCGGCGTGCCCGAAGGTCGCGAGTGGGCGGGCGGGCTGTGGCGCTGGGGCGGCTCCGGACGGGGTCGGCGACAGTGA
- a CDS encoding DUF6049 family protein — protein MTRAGNHRRRWVPMLIALALGVLAAPSTGPAGAQPSDSGGSATATPKFVKLTLDSVAPNTVTTSSDSVLTVTGTVTNIGDRVVDDVSVRIQRAGAITAPSGLRSTLRLDQVNYDLVGPFQDVTERLSPGQRKQFTLRVGVREGTHGSSGAPITSSLDITDPGVYPLLLNVNGEPAYGNQARLDDARFLLPVVGLPPTSADSKEDGAQAVPATTDAPVATTMVWPLADRPRRVGGIPGSVDGKDLLTDDELAGELAPGGRLDQLLSALESTLRPDSARDPARSGPSLTGAICLAIDPDLLLTVSDMIDGYRVLASPSDPDGPTRDGAGSGAAQSWLDRLRTLAPSMCTVALPFAQVDIDALAAVHDPELTARAIDAPADIVDSLLSVKSVRGVSLPASGSLDADGATLLAGHGYHTAVLADNAVAPAGSLDTATGSGLSRSDSIRVRSTASVTAETDVPSPEVVRLPGITAPANGPAAPQAEGGLRAATFDTWSATALAAVGSNPPTQPFTPDGVRYEVTNDSRAARLQDALGAVSWAALNPQAERPRSVLFMPPQQWGAGRDEATALLGQLDLLFRSGLATSRPFQEMLALPPDPQPYEVDYRSGVAEAAVPDQFVAPIQEQARRITDLMGALVEVPQQEPTPRTFVTPLRNDLVRALTVSDRTATGTQADTAAQRRVDQVTRTMDNLYRSVTVLPPGGVYTLASEQSPLLLVARNELPVAIRIRFRIGAPAETNITDIGEQQLPAEGTRSFQIPTQVSDSRNLVIPISISTPDGIPLGNATSVSVRSNAYGQALAIITACAGALLFLLAGRRLWRRFRGQPDPADEGLDPGKRRRLNRYLRARKRVLQRQEGP, from the coding sequence ATGACGCGTGCGGGCAACCATCGACGCCGCTGGGTGCCGATGCTCATCGCGCTGGCGCTGGGGGTGCTCGCCGCACCGTCGACCGGCCCGGCGGGGGCGCAGCCGTCGGACAGCGGCGGTTCGGCGACCGCGACGCCGAAGTTCGTCAAGCTGACCCTCGATTCGGTGGCGCCGAATACCGTGACCACGAGCAGTGATTCGGTGTTGACGGTGACCGGTACGGTCACCAATATCGGCGACCGCGTCGTCGACGACGTGAGTGTGCGCATCCAGCGCGCGGGCGCCATCACCGCGCCCAGCGGCCTGCGTTCGACGTTGCGGCTGGATCAGGTCAACTACGACCTCGTGGGCCCGTTCCAGGATGTCACCGAGCGGCTGAGTCCGGGCCAGCGCAAACAGTTCACCCTGCGGGTCGGGGTGCGCGAGGGCACGCACGGCAGCAGCGGCGCGCCCATCACCTCCTCGCTGGATATCACCGATCCCGGGGTGTATCCACTGTTGTTGAACGTCAACGGCGAACCCGCCTACGGCAATCAGGCCCGGCTCGACGACGCCCGCTTCCTGCTGCCGGTGGTGGGACTGCCGCCGACCTCGGCGGATTCGAAAGAGGATGGGGCACAGGCGGTTCCAGCGACGACCGACGCGCCGGTGGCGACCACCATGGTGTGGCCGCTGGCCGATCGGCCGCGGCGGGTCGGCGGCATCCCCGGCTCGGTCGACGGCAAGGATCTGCTGACCGACGACGAACTGGCCGGTGAGCTGGCGCCCGGCGGGCGGCTGGATCAGTTGCTGTCCGCGCTGGAGTCGACCCTGCGCCCCGATTCGGCGCGCGACCCGGCGCGGTCGGGCCCGAGCCTGACCGGCGCGATCTGTCTGGCCATCGATCCCGATCTGCTGCTGACGGTGTCGGACATGATCGACGGCTACCGGGTGCTGGCGAGCCCGTCGGACCCGGACGGCCCGACGCGCGACGGCGCGGGTTCCGGCGCCGCCCAGTCCTGGTTGGATCGGCTGCGCACGCTGGCGCCGTCGATGTGCACGGTCGCGCTGCCGTTCGCGCAGGTCGATATCGATGCGCTGGCCGCGGTGCACGATCCCGAGCTGACCGCCCGCGCGATCGACGCGCCCGCCGACATCGTGGATTCGCTGCTGTCGGTGAAATCGGTGCGCGGGGTGAGCCTGCCGGCCTCGGGCAGTCTCGACGCCGACGGCGCGACCCTGCTCGCCGGGCACGGTTATCACACCGCCGTACTCGCGGACAATGCCGTGGCACCGGCCGGATCCCTCGACACCGCGACCGGCTCCGGGCTGTCGCGCTCGGACAGCATCCGGGTTCGCAGCACCGCGTCGGTGACCGCCGAGACCGATGTGCCCAGCCCGGAAGTCGTTCGCCTGCCGGGCATTACCGCACCCGCGAACGGCCCGGCCGCGCCGCAGGCCGAAGGCGGTTTGCGGGCAGCCACATTCGACACCTGGTCGGCCACGGCGCTGGCCGCGGTCGGCTCCAACCCGCCGACGCAGCCGTTCACCCCCGACGGGGTGCGCTATGAGGTGACCAACGATTCGCGGGCGGCCCGGCTGCAGGACGCGCTCGGCGCGGTGTCGTGGGCGGCCCTGAACCCGCAGGCCGAGCGGCCGCGGTCGGTGCTGTTCATGCCGCCGCAGCAGTGGGGTGCGGGCCGCGACGAGGCGACCGCCCTGCTCGGACAGCTCGATCTGCTGTTCCGCAGCGGGCTCGCGACGTCGCGCCCGTTCCAGGAAATGCTGGCGCTGCCGCCGGATCCGCAGCCGTACGAGGTGGACTACCGATCCGGGGTCGCCGAGGCCGCGGTGCCCGACCAGTTCGTCGCGCCGATCCAGGAGCAGGCGCGGCGCATCACCGATCTGATGGGCGCGCTGGTCGAGGTGCCGCAGCAGGAGCCGACGCCGCGCACATTCGTCACGCCGCTACGCAACGACCTGGTGCGGGCGCTGACCGTGTCGGACCGGACGGCCACCGGCACCCAGGCCGACACCGCCGCGCAGCGCCGCGTCGACCAGGTCACCCGCACGATGGACAATCTCTATCGGTCGGTCACGGTGCTGCCGCCGGGCGGCGTGTACACGCTGGCCTCCGAGCAGAGTCCGCTGTTGCTGGTGGCGCGCAACGAACTTCCGGTGGCGATCCGGATCCGATTCCGGATCGGCGCGCCGGCGGAGACGAACATCACCGACATCGGCGAGCAGCAATTGCCGGCGGAGGGGACGCGGTCGTTCCAGATCCCCACGCAGGTGAGCGACAGCCGTAACCTGGTGATCCCGATCTCCATCAGCACACCGGACGGCATCCCGCTCGGCAACGCCACGTCGGTCTCGGTGCGGTCCAACGCATACGGTCAGGCGTTGGCGATAATTACCGCATGTGCCGGTGCGCTGCTGTTCCTGCTGGCCGGTCGCCGACTGTGGCGGCGGTTCCGGGGACAGCCCGATCCGGCCGACGAGGGGTTGGACCCGGGGAAGCGGCGCAGACTCAACCGATACCTGCGCGCGCGGAAGCGGGTGCTGCAGCGACAGGAGGGACCATGA
- a CDS encoding CCA tRNA nucleotidyltransferase, whose amino-acid sequence MSDPKVDRRTRLLAAAAITVGRLSDVLTPLGEMFGARGHQLYLVGGSVRDAVLGRLGTDLDFTTDARPETVQEIVRGWADNLWDTGGLAFGTVSASKAGWQLEITTFRSDSYDRVSRNPEVTFGDTLAGDLVRRDFTVNAMAVRIGAAGELEFVDPLDGMDALLAGVLDTPAAPEDSFNDDPLRMLRAARFVAQLGFELAPRVREAIAVMADEIDRITAERVRTELDKLIGAEHPLEGIDVMCETGLAERVLPEVPAMRLEIDEHHQHKDVYQHSLTVLRQAIDQEEGDPDLVLRWAALLHDIGKPPTKRNEPGGGVSFHHHEVVGAKMVRKRMRALKYPKQFTEDVARLVYLHLRFHGYGKGQWTDSAVRRYVTDAGELLPRLHKLVRADCTTRNKRRAAQLQSTYDDLEKRIEHLQQQENLNRVRPDLDGNAIMELLGLEPGPQVGRAWRYLKELRLDRGPLSRDEAEAALLEWWNAGAP is encoded by the coding sequence GTGTCTGATCCGAAAGTGGATCGTCGTACTCGTTTGCTGGCGGCGGCGGCGATCACGGTGGGGCGGCTGTCGGATGTGCTTACTCCGCTGGGCGAGATGTTCGGGGCGCGGGGGCATCAGTTGTACCTTGTGGGGGGCAGTGTTCGGGATGCGGTGCTGGGACGGCTGGGGACCGATCTGGACTTCACCACCGATGCTCGGCCGGAGACCGTGCAGGAGATCGTGCGGGGGTGGGCCGACAATCTCTGGGACACGGGCGGTTTGGCGTTCGGGACCGTCAGTGCGTCGAAAGCGGGGTGGCAGCTGGAGATCACCACGTTTCGCAGTGACAGCTACGACCGGGTCTCGCGCAATCCGGAGGTGACCTTCGGGGACACGCTCGCGGGTGATCTGGTTCGGCGCGACTTCACCGTGAACGCGATGGCCGTGCGCATCGGCGCGGCGGGCGAGCTGGAATTCGTCGACCCGCTCGACGGTATGGACGCGCTGCTGGCGGGGGTGCTGGATACGCCTGCGGCGCCGGAGGATTCGTTCAACGACGATCCGCTGCGGATGCTGCGCGCCGCGCGTTTCGTGGCGCAGCTCGGCTTCGAACTCGCGCCCCGGGTGCGGGAGGCGATCGCCGTGATGGCCGACGAGATCGATCGCATCACCGCCGAGCGGGTGCGCACCGAGCTGGACAAGCTGATCGGCGCCGAACACCCGCTCGAGGGAATCGACGTGATGTGCGAGACGGGGCTGGCCGAGCGCGTGCTGCCGGAGGTGCCGGCCATGCGGCTCGAGATCGACGAGCATCACCAGCACAAGGACGTCTACCAGCACTCGCTGACCGTGCTGCGGCAGGCCATCGATCAGGAGGAGGGCGACCCGGACCTGGTGCTGCGCTGGGCGGCACTACTGCACGACATCGGCAAGCCGCCGACCAAACGCAACGAGCCCGGCGGCGGCGTGAGCTTCCACCACCACGAGGTGGTGGGCGCCAAGATGGTGCGTAAGCGGATGCGGGCGCTGAAGTATCCGAAGCAGTTCACCGAGGACGTGGCGCGGCTGGTCTACCTGCATCTGCGCTTCCACGGCTACGGCAAGGGCCAGTGGACCGATTCGGCGGTGCGGCGCTACGTCACCGACGCCGGTGAACTGCTGCCGCGGCTGCACAAGCTGGTCCGCGCCGACTGCACCACCCGCAACAAGCGACGCGCCGCGCAACTCCAGTCCACCTACGACGACCTGGAGAAACGCATCGAGCACCTGCAGCAGCAGGAGAACCTGAACCGCGTCCGCCCCGATCTGGACGGCAACGCGATCATGGAACTGCTCGGTCTGGAACCGGGTCCGCAGGTGGGCCGGGCCTGGCGGTATCTGAAGGAGCTGCGGCTGGACCGCGGGCCGCTGTCGCGCGACGAGGCCGAGGCGGCGCTGCTGGAATGGTGGAACGCGGGCGCGCCCTAG